The following proteins come from a genomic window of Geomonas sp. RF6:
- a CDS encoding PKD domain-containing protein, producing the protein MKTRHPNRWLASMITSLLLALAVCGPVFALNGFFTSDCNSILEPKSVFDKNEPICVSGSLQGTYSFPAICADVYIMDNRIWSGGETLADAMGSENRVCTQLGGSAVFEEHIAFPGKIKVGKFDLVTDADMNGKFDPAIDEVDDPGLSYGFEVRDFGHPPVDASAVATLKQGAHDISTGYSNSISQIGSFCDALNVLGIGLSLWSGDPLGAAIGAFGLVTGIPTSYNDWAISQGQKLIGAFDPNKTPQEASGIYGNVAKKWYDLYEDPADANYKVFATLDFAGVNAELAAASVPGSYPFAMKGSDPREAALIELANRSVEQAAIVKALRVSYEKYQGAYAVSDYEYSYRQLEMVRYFAGLLTDNLTATKLALQSYRDAMAAAGQNTFVYDVSMMQALKARVTTYGLSADEIASLKGVGFSDAQVALVESYVKAMKIPAESYTTDSALNAQIDLVAPTIQAVQGFAAASQSAMVTLAAEFTPHYPKANAGGPYTGLTGTQIMLDGSGSTDPDVADTLAYAWDLNNDGLFDDATGKTVLRTWEKPFTGLVGLRVTDGSGNSSVAYGKITVTSANHPPVITFTPAASSPRVSVSTPGTFAVVATDPDGDSLSYEWKLDGAVVSTGTNYTFTPPPATKGTKRLMVTVRDGKGAQAVEGRIVTMYLDCDPSDDTTKNTYYLDADNDTFGDPAAKTLACTPPSGYVTNSLDCDDSDRSTGKATATFYLDADGDGFGSPAGGKIACTAPAGYVTNTLDCDDGNAAVGKASTSFYRDGDGDSFGDPASSIVACSPPAGYVANSADCNDTSAAIGNTLATYYRDADGDGFGDPGSAVQACLQPAGTVTNALDCNDANPFAHRGAREFPNNGIDEDCSSATPDNWSKTFALGLDDSGWIYYAKSNGDGTFSNYHTLGYADGSSSRGIAIEDFNGDGYLDFIVGNGNGSLILFTNDGNDIFTRKGVVGTHPNHGGWIMELAAGDFNNDGFPDLVANGNSNVTAVFLSDGKGGFTRTTITTSYTGRGLDAGDFNGDGNLDFAISFYGTNDTWVYRGDGTGKFTGAPVGTATSSASDNYALAAADFDNDGKLDLIVSGSSNGDAFLFKGKGDGSFQGGVYVGSADVGTHSSIDAYDFNNDGNADIVQTDYYNRRFLFYPGKGDGTFAPPVQLGTSSNNFLSVSAPPYLTRAPGFPVAVAYPKEGTAAVGSSAGLDGSFSYAAQGGIVSFGWNFGDGATGAGSKPAHPYAAEGSYRAFLTVTDDAGHKAVDAAQVKALGAPPVANAGGPYAVGEAAASNARYSVTLDGSGSSDDAGIASYDWDFGDGFSDDFSDGNSTGWTPAQGTWSVVDGGYRQSNINIDRSDSFTGNPKGGDYTVEGDIMLLAGTGQEVQLLFRGADKDNHYEFIFRGRGYNDVLFYKIQNGSSWNLASAPLGFAPKLNTWYHLKVDASGSNFKCYVDGAQLLTVTDATHPAGRVGFSTYYSDARFDNLSVTSRGSGAKPTHLYPEGSYTARLKVTDKAGQSSTASTSVQAVKGNPPVANTGGPYTFGENVVNSNRWSVTLDGSASTDDTGIESYFWDFGDNSTGTGAKPSHVYTGARTYTVTLTVTDRSGLTSTATTTVTTKGNTLPQAKPGGPYLVDEKGASAGQWTVSFDGRSSTDDFGIYDYYWTFGDGGGAGGATPTHSYAAAGTYTVTLTVRDHAMQSHSATTTATVSVNALPVSRPGGTYTVDEGGAKDGKWTVTFDGSNSSDDYGIWKYDWNFGDGTTGSGAKPVHLYPAAGTYTATLTVTDNGRQTNSASTTVTVAGNSAPVAEAGAGKVTEAGFPATLSAAASTDDFGIRSYRWSFDLPTWSYSGMERIGDEALVWGDGSTWTARYLVSDTLFTRKADESYTGRVTVTGNGNRHMMWGLKNSSTDNNYTQFYHAIYFENGNINIYELGNNRGKYGTYTDNASYDLRIDTKSSGAIYYYRPAGTSSWTKLYESANSNGTPLRVGATVHSGLVSLGAFSTPQGALQLPPASVTEKSAVSATFNTPGTYTATVKVSDHASQSSTDSTTITVVAGEAPVASSGGPYLTNEDVPTRFNARGSTDDFGIRSYQWDFGDGEGMTTRNPWVDHRYTRSGVYTVTLTVTDYAGHSATDTTTATVTADPVVACVPWQFSGTSEMPHDAWSGKEITLKGAAWSLQTPLTYKWEFGDGTPPVSGTVADKRAIEAKHTYTGVDGQPFIATLTVTDANGKSSSDQYLVRLRAKSIDVEVNVSIDEGLWWLHVNQNRSSFAKGVYDSAVIDNGYWDNAGGWNGDAGGGVNGVYTSSPTASAIQAFQVNGHLELGDVRRDPYVETVARGLRFTSSRLSPASIGVQTYGDPDTNGNGIGVQTVEGRPIYEMGQVMDSIVSSGSPYSYAITGPAGVKGRSYFDLVTDMVDMYSWGQTDHTSSYGGGWRYSWNSDSDNSAAQWAAIGMLAAEEVWKIQAPRWVKERNDVWMTYTWDGTGFGYSGPGNGTNTTPSGLVQLAFDDVVGYDDPATPEDERDPRWKTAEAYIANNWSGNWWYPNYSLNNRFTYYGYYAFAKAMRSAKPKPVVNLKATGLDWYKDSTRGMARRIIDRQQTNGSWPQDSDPGWYVGYDLTTAWSVIILTPTLFVQPPVGDAGEDRVWGVDVPLTLDGSRSYHLDPFRKIVQYEWDLDGDGTFDTKGSDPKTSHIYTREKYPESALPKVVTVTLRVTDDNDPPKSSTDSAKITIAVPPHPPVADAGGPYRCFTGVPCQLDGGASFDIDPTDTITSYEWDINGDRSYGDLSGQNPAAVFTTPGMKNVGLKVADNGVMNNGVRLEAFAFTTVDVATNRAPAANAGGPYTVAEGSSLQIDGGASADPDGNALTYAWDLDNDGTFETTGTTRPFSRPDNGTFTVRLKVSDGGLESSSTATVIVTNVPPAVLQPATGSINEGGSYTAAGSFTDPGADTWSATVDYGDGSGVHPLTLSGKGFNLSHLYAQSGTYTVTVVVTDKDGGAGAGTTVVTVGNVAPVVNAGPDATLNETRSFTSAGSFTDPGGDSWSATVNYGDGTGVHPLTLTAAKTFALSHTYAVNGVFTVTVTVRDSDGATGTDTAQVTINNRAPAVNAGPDAAIAEGGTFTSGGSFSDPGSTSWTATVNYGDGSATVPLALNADGTFKLSHVYLQDGVYNVTVLVTDNDNGTGSDSATVTVGNVAPAVNAGPDAAIAAGGTFSSSGSFTDPGADSWTGSVDYGDGSGVQSLTLRGDKSFPLSHTYAAQGSYTVTVSVRENSGATGTDTAVVTVAVPSCLTTLVAKAKSTQVQLNWGASEHTPTTRYDIYRSTNPAAGFTKIRSGYTNTYAVFLDTGLVNGTTYYYRIEKSLAPAAGYCSSKVVSAKPFSLF; encoded by the coding sequence ATGAAGACTCGTCACCCGAATCGATGGCTCGCCTCAATGATCACTTCGCTGCTTCTGGCGCTCGCGGTCTGCGGTCCCGTCTTTGCGCTGAACGGGTTTTTCACCTCCGACTGTAACTCCATCCTGGAGCCGAAAAGCGTATTCGACAAGAACGAACCGATCTGTGTCTCCGGGTCACTCCAGGGGACCTACAGCTTTCCGGCGATCTGTGCTGACGTGTACATCATGGACAACCGGATCTGGTCGGGGGGAGAGACGCTTGCCGACGCGATGGGTTCCGAGAACAGGGTGTGCACCCAATTGGGGGGGAGTGCCGTCTTTGAAGAACACATCGCCTTCCCCGGGAAGATAAAGGTCGGGAAGTTCGACCTCGTGACCGACGCGGACATGAACGGCAAGTTCGACCCTGCCATCGACGAGGTGGATGACCCCGGCCTCTCCTACGGCTTCGAGGTCCGCGACTTCGGCCATCCGCCGGTTGATGCCTCTGCAGTCGCCACCCTGAAGCAGGGAGCCCACGACATCTCCACCGGCTACAGCAATTCCATTTCCCAGATCGGCAGCTTCTGCGACGCCTTGAACGTCCTCGGCATCGGGCTGAGCCTCTGGTCCGGCGATCCGCTCGGGGCGGCCATCGGTGCCTTCGGCCTCGTCACCGGCATACCGACAAGCTACAACGACTGGGCGATCTCCCAGGGTCAAAAGCTCATCGGGGCATTCGACCCGAACAAGACCCCGCAGGAGGCGTCAGGGATTTACGGGAACGTGGCGAAGAAGTGGTACGACCTCTACGAGGATCCCGCTGACGCGAACTACAAGGTTTTCGCCACCCTCGACTTCGCCGGAGTAAACGCCGAACTCGCCGCCGCCTCGGTCCCCGGCAGCTATCCCTTCGCCATGAAAGGAAGCGATCCGCGGGAGGCAGCTCTCATAGAACTCGCCAACAGGTCGGTGGAGCAGGCGGCCATCGTGAAGGCCCTGAGGGTTTCGTACGAGAAGTACCAGGGAGCCTACGCTGTTTCCGACTACGAGTACTCCTACCGCCAGCTGGAGATGGTGCGCTACTTCGCGGGGCTTTTGACGGACAACCTTACGGCGACGAAGCTCGCCCTGCAGTCGTACCGCGACGCCATGGCCGCTGCCGGACAGAACACCTTTGTCTACGACGTCTCCATGATGCAGGCGCTGAAGGCGCGCGTCACCACCTACGGGCTCTCGGCAGATGAGATCGCCTCCCTGAAGGGGGTAGGTTTCTCCGACGCGCAAGTCGCCCTCGTCGAGTCTTACGTAAAGGCGATGAAGATCCCTGCCGAGAGCTACACCACCGACAGCGCGCTGAACGCGCAGATCGACCTCGTGGCGCCGACGATCCAGGCGGTGCAGGGGTTCGCCGCGGCCTCCCAATCGGCCATGGTCACCCTTGCCGCAGAATTCACCCCGCACTACCCGAAGGCCAATGCCGGCGGCCCCTACACTGGACTAACCGGGACGCAGATCATGCTCGACGGCTCGGGATCGACCGACCCCGACGTCGCCGATACGCTGGCCTACGCCTGGGACCTGAACAACGACGGGCTCTTTGACGACGCCACCGGAAAAACCGTGCTGCGCACCTGGGAGAAACCGTTCACCGGTCTCGTCGGCCTGCGCGTCACCGACGGCTCCGGCAACAGCTCGGTTGCCTACGGGAAGATCACGGTAACTTCTGCCAACCACCCCCCGGTCATAACCTTCACGCCGGCTGCGAGCTCTCCGAGGGTAAGCGTCTCCACCCCCGGGACCTTCGCTGTTGTCGCCACCGACCCGGATGGCGACTCCCTGAGCTATGAATGGAAACTGGACGGCGCAGTCGTCAGCACCGGGACGAACTACACCTTCACACCTCCCCCGGCCACAAAGGGGACCAAGCGCCTCATGGTGACGGTGCGCGATGGCAAGGGGGCCCAGGCGGTCGAGGGGCGGATCGTGACGATGTACCTCGACTGCGACCCGAGTGACGACACCACGAAGAACACCTACTACCTCGACGCGGACAACGACACCTTCGGGGACCCCGCGGCAAAGACCCTTGCCTGCACCCCTCCCTCCGGGTACGTCACCAACAGCCTCGACTGTGACGACTCCGATCGCTCCACAGGGAAGGCGACTGCCACCTTCTACCTCGATGCCGACGGAGACGGGTTCGGGAGCCCCGCAGGGGGGAAGATCGCCTGCACTGCACCGGCAGGATACGTCACCAACACTCTTGACTGCGACGACGGCAATGCAGCGGTCGGGAAGGCCAGCACCTCCTTCTACCGAGATGGGGACGGCGACAGCTTCGGCGACCCGGCCAGCTCCATCGTCGCCTGCTCCCCTCCGGCAGGGTACGTGGCCAACAGCGCCGACTGTAACGACACCAGTGCCGCCATCGGAAACACCCTGGCCACCTACTACCGCGATGCGGACGGCGACGGCTTCGGCGACCCGGGCAGTGCCGTCCAGGCATGCCTGCAGCCGGCGGGGACGGTGACGAATGCGCTCGACTGCAACGATGCCAACCCCTTCGCCCACCGCGGAGCGCGGGAGTTCCCCAACAACGGGATCGACGAGGACTGCAGCAGCGCCACGCCGGACAACTGGTCGAAGACCTTCGCCCTCGGGCTCGACGACAGCGGCTGGATCTACTACGCAAAGAGCAACGGAGACGGCACCTTCAGCAACTACCACACCCTCGGCTATGCGGACGGCAGTTCCTCTCGCGGCATCGCCATCGAGGACTTCAACGGCGACGGCTACCTCGACTTCATCGTCGGAAACGGCAATGGCTCCCTCATACTCTTCACCAACGACGGCAACGACATCTTTACCAGGAAAGGGGTGGTGGGGACCCATCCGAACCATGGCGGCTGGATCATGGAGCTGGCAGCGGGGGATTTCAACAACGACGGCTTCCCCGATCTCGTCGCCAACGGGAACAGCAACGTCACCGCCGTCTTCCTCAGCGACGGAAAAGGCGGCTTCACCCGCACGACCATAACGACCAGCTATACCGGCCGCGGCCTCGATGCCGGCGATTTCAACGGCGACGGCAACCTCGACTTCGCCATCTCCTTCTACGGGACAAACGACACCTGGGTGTACCGCGGCGACGGCACCGGGAAATTCACCGGCGCCCCGGTCGGGACCGCCACTTCCTCGGCGAGCGACAACTACGCCCTCGCGGCGGCAGATTTCGACAACGACGGGAAGCTCGACCTCATCGTGAGCGGAAGCTCCAACGGGGATGCCTTCCTCTTCAAAGGGAAGGGTGACGGATCGTTCCAGGGCGGCGTCTATGTCGGATCCGCCGATGTGGGGACCCACAGCTCGATCGATGCCTACGACTTCAACAACGACGGCAACGCCGACATCGTGCAGACTGACTACTATAACAGGAGATTCCTCTTCTATCCCGGCAAGGGGGACGGCACCTTCGCTCCCCCCGTTCAGCTCGGGACGAGCAGCAACAACTTCCTTTCGGTTTCCGCCCCTCCTTATCTGACCCGGGCTCCCGGATTCCCCGTCGCGGTGGCCTATCCGAAAGAGGGAACGGCCGCGGTCGGCTCCAGCGCGGGGCTAGACGGATCCTTCTCCTACGCTGCGCAGGGGGGGATAGTCTCCTTCGGATGGAACTTCGGGGACGGCGCTACCGGCGCCGGCTCGAAGCCTGCCCACCCGTACGCCGCCGAGGGAAGCTACCGCGCCTTCCTCACCGTCACAGACGACGCCGGGCATAAAGCGGTCGACGCAGCGCAGGTGAAAGCGCTTGGAGCGCCGCCGGTCGCCAACGCCGGGGGACCGTACGCGGTGGGGGAAGCCGCCGCCAGCAACGCGCGCTACAGCGTCACCCTGGACGGCTCGGGGTCGAGCGACGACGCCGGCATCGCGAGCTACGACTGGGATTTCGGGGATGGTTTCAGCGACGACTTCTCCGACGGGAACTCAACCGGCTGGACCCCTGCCCAGGGGACGTGGAGTGTCGTCGACGGCGGGTACCGCCAGAGCAACATCAACATCGACAGGTCCGACAGCTTCACGGGGAACCCGAAGGGGGGGGACTACACCGTGGAGGGTGACATCATGCTCCTTGCCGGCACGGGGCAGGAGGTGCAGCTCCTCTTCCGCGGGGCCGACAAGGACAACCACTACGAATTCATCTTCCGCGGCAGGGGGTACAACGACGTCCTCTTCTATAAGATCCAGAACGGCAGCTCCTGGAATCTCGCCTCCGCGCCCCTTGGCTTCGCGCCGAAGCTGAACACCTGGTACCACCTGAAGGTCGATGCCAGCGGGAGCAACTTCAAGTGCTACGTGGACGGTGCACAACTACTCACCGTGACGGACGCCACCCACCCCGCGGGGCGGGTCGGCTTCTCGACCTACTACAGCGATGCCCGCTTCGACAACCTCTCCGTCACCTCCCGCGGCAGCGGGGCGAAGCCGACCCACCTCTACCCGGAAGGGAGCTACACCGCGCGCCTGAAGGTAACGGACAAGGCGGGGCAGAGCTCGACCGCATCCACTAGCGTCCAGGCGGTGAAGGGGAATCCCCCGGTGGCGAACACTGGCGGCCCGTACACCTTCGGTGAGAACGTTGTCAATTCCAACCGGTGGAGCGTCACCCTCGACGGGTCGGCTTCCACCGACGACACCGGCATCGAGTCGTACTTCTGGGACTTCGGCGACAACAGCACCGGTACCGGCGCGAAACCGAGCCACGTCTACACCGGCGCCAGGACGTACACCGTCACCCTCACCGTCACCGACCGCTCGGGGCTCACCAGCACCGCCACCACGACGGTCACCACAAAGGGAAATACGCTGCCGCAGGCGAAGCCGGGGGGGCCGTACCTCGTGGACGAGAAGGGGGCGAGCGCCGGGCAGTGGACCGTCTCCTTCGACGGCAGAAGCTCCACCGATGACTTCGGCATCTACGACTACTACTGGACCTTCGGGGACGGCGGAGGGGCGGGGGGCGCCACCCCGACCCACTCCTATGCGGCCGCCGGCACCTACACGGTGACCCTCACCGTGCGTGACCACGCCATGCAGAGCCACAGCGCCACTACGACCGCGACGGTGAGCGTGAACGCGCTGCCGGTCTCCCGCCCCGGCGGGACGTACACGGTCGACGAGGGGGGGGCAAAGGACGGGAAGTGGACCGTCACCTTCGACGGGAGCAATTCCAGCGACGACTACGGGATCTGGAAGTACGACTGGAACTTCGGCGACGGGACGACCGGGAGCGGGGCGAAACCGGTGCACCTCTATCCCGCTGCCGGGACGTACACCGCCACCCTCACCGTAACCGACAACGGCAGGCAGACGAATAGCGCCAGCACCACGGTCACGGTAGCCGGGAACAGCGCGCCGGTTGCGGAGGCGGGAGCCGGCAAGGTCACGGAGGCGGGCTTCCCCGCGACCCTGAGCGCGGCCGCCTCTACGGACGATTTCGGCATCCGCTCCTACCGCTGGAGCTTCGACCTCCCTACCTGGTCCTATTCCGGAATGGAGAGAATCGGCGACGAGGCGCTGGTGTGGGGGGATGGCTCGACCTGGACCGCGCGCTACCTCGTAAGTGACACCCTCTTCACCAGGAAGGCAGATGAGAGCTACACGGGGCGAGTGACGGTAACCGGCAACGGCAACCGCCACATGATGTGGGGACTCAAAAACAGCTCGACGGACAACAACTACACCCAGTTCTACCACGCCATCTACTTCGAGAACGGAAACATAAATATCTACGAGCTCGGGAACAACCGCGGCAAGTACGGGACGTACACGGACAACGCGAGCTACGACCTGCGCATAGACACAAAGAGCAGCGGCGCGATCTACTACTACCGTCCGGCCGGGACCTCGTCCTGGACGAAGCTGTACGAGTCGGCAAACTCAAACGGCACCCCGCTGAGGGTAGGCGCTACCGTCCACAGCGGCCTCGTCTCCCTGGGCGCCTTCTCCACGCCGCAGGGGGCGCTTCAGCTTCCCCCGGCGTCGGTGACGGAAAAATCCGCTGTCTCCGCCACCTTCAACACCCCCGGGACGTACACCGCGACGGTGAAGGTCTCCGACCACGCCTCGCAGTCGAGCACCGACAGCACCACGATAACGGTGGTGGCGGGGGAGGCGCCGGTCGCCAGCAGCGGCGGACCGTACCTGACAAATGAAGATGTGCCGACGCGCTTCAACGCGAGGGGCTCCACCGACGACTTCGGAATCCGCTCCTACCAGTGGGACTTCGGGGACGGGGAGGGGATGACCACCCGCAACCCCTGGGTCGACCACCGCTATACCCGCAGCGGCGTCTACACCGTCACCCTCACCGTCACCGACTATGCGGGGCACTCCGCGACCGACACCACCACTGCGACAGTCACCGCGGACCCTGTGGTGGCGTGCGTGCCGTGGCAGTTCAGCGGCACCAGCGAGATGCCGCACGACGCATGGAGCGGCAAGGAAATCACCCTCAAGGGGGCGGCCTGGTCGCTGCAGACTCCGCTCACCTACAAGTGGGAATTCGGCGACGGCACTCCCCCTGTATCCGGCACCGTCGCCGACAAGCGCGCCATCGAGGCGAAGCACACCTACACCGGCGTCGACGGGCAGCCCTTTATCGCCACCCTCACGGTTACCGACGCCAACGGCAAATCAAGCAGCGATCAGTACCTCGTCCGGCTGAGGGCGAAGTCGATCGACGTGGAGGTCAATGTCTCCATCGACGAGGGGCTCTGGTGGCTGCACGTGAACCAGAACCGCTCCTCCTTCGCGAAGGGGGTTTACGACAGCGCCGTCATCGATAACGGCTACTGGGACAACGCCGGCGGCTGGAACGGCGACGCCGGCGGCGGGGTGAACGGGGTGTACACCTCCTCCCCGACGGCGTCCGCAATCCAGGCATTTCAGGTGAACGGCCATCTGGAGCTCGGGGACGTGCGCCGCGATCCGTACGTCGAGACGGTGGCGCGTGGCCTGCGCTTCACTTCCTCGCGTCTCTCCCCCGCGAGCATCGGGGTGCAGACCTATGGTGATCCCGACACCAACGGGAACGGCATCGGCGTGCAGACCGTGGAGGGGCGCCCGATCTACGAGATGGGGCAGGTGATGGACAGCATTGTCTCGAGCGGCAGCCCCTACAGCTACGCCATCACCGGCCCCGCCGGAGTGAAGGGGAGGAGCTACTTCGACCTCGTCACCGACATGGTGGACATGTACTCCTGGGGGCAGACCGACCACACCTCCAGCTACGGGGGGGGGTGGCGCTACAGCTGGAACAGCGACTCGGACAACTCCGCTGCGCAGTGGGCCGCGATCGGGATGCTCGCGGCGGAGGAAGTGTGGAAGATCCAGGCACCACGCTGGGTGAAGGAGAGAAACGACGTCTGGATGACCTACACCTGGGACGGTACCGGGTTCGGCTACAGCGGCCCCGGCAACGGCACGAACACAACGCCGTCCGGACTGGTCCAGCTCGCCTTCGACGACGTTGTCGGCTACGACGACCCCGCCACCCCGGAAGACGAGCGGGACCCCCGCTGGAAGACCGCGGAAGCGTACATCGCGAACAACTGGTCCGGTAACTGGTGGTATCCGAACTACAGCCTGAACAACCGCTTCACCTACTACGGCTACTACGCCTTCGCAAAGGCGATGCGCTCCGCGAAGCCGAAACCCGTGGTGAACCTGAAAGCGACCGGGCTCGACTGGTACAAGGACAGCACCCGCGGCATGGCGCGCAGGATCATCGACCGCCAGCAGACAAACGGCAGCTGGCCGCAGGACAGCGATCCGGGGTGGTACGTCGGATACGACCTCACCACCGCCTGGTCGGTCATCATCCTCACCCCGACCCTCTTCGTGCAGCCCCCTGTCGGTGATGCCGGCGAGGACAGGGTGTGGGGTGTCGACGTCCCCCTTACCCTGGACGGTTCCCGGTCATACCACCTCGACCCGTTCCGCAAGATCGTGCAGTACGAATGGGACCTCGACGGCGACGGCACCTTCGACACCAAGGGGAGCGATCCGAAAACGAGCCACATCTATACCAGGGAGAAGTACCCAGAGAGCGCGCTGCCAAAGGTCGTGACGGTGACACTCAGGGTGACGGACGACAACGATCCTCCGAAGTCCTCCACCGACAGCGCGAAGATCACCATCGCGGTACCGCCGCACCCGCCGGTAGCAGACGCCGGCGGCCCGTACCGCTGCTTCACCGGAGTCCCCTGCCAGCTCGACGGCGGTGCTTCGTTCGACATAGACCCCACAGATACGATCACCTCGTATGAGTGGGACATAAACGGTGACAGGAGCTACGGCGACCTCAGCGGACAGAACCCTGCCGCGGTCTTCACGACACCGGGGATGAAAAACGTCGGCCTGAAGGTGGCGGACAACGGCGTCATGAATAACGGCGTCCGGCTCGAGGCATTCGCCTTCACGACGGTAGACGTGGCAACGAACAGGGCCCCGGCCGCCAACGCCGGCGGACCGTACACCGTGGCAGAAGGGAGTTCACTGCAGATTGACGGCGGGGCCTCGGCCGACCCGGACGGGAATGCACTGACCTACGCCTGGGATCTCGATAACGACGGCACCTTCGAGACCACCGGGACGACGCGCCCCTTCAGCCGTCCGGATAACGGCACCTTCACCGTGAGGCTGAAGGTATCCGACGGCGGGCTGGAGTCCTCCTCGACTGCCACGGTCATCGTCACCAACGTTCCCCCGGCGGTGCTGCAACCGGCAACGGGGAGCATAAACGAAGGGGGGAGCTACACGGCAGCAGGCTCATTCACCGACCCCGGTGCCGACACCTGGAGCGCAACGGTGGACTACGGTGACGGCTCAGGCGTCCACCCCCTCACCCTCTCCGGAAAGGGCTTCAACCTGAGCCACCTCTACGCCCAGAGCGGCACCTACACCGTTACGGTCGTGGTGACCGACAAGGACGGCGGCGCCGGGGCCGGGACGACCGTCGTCACCGTCGGTAATGTGGCCCCTGTGGTCAATGCCGGCCCGGATGCGACATTGAACGAAACCCGTTCCTTTACCAGTGCCGGTTCCTTTACGGATCCGGGGGGTGACAGCTGGAGCGCGACGGTGAACTACGGCGACGGCACGGGGGTACACCCCCTGACCCTCACCGCGGCGAAGACCTTTGCTCTCTCCCACACCTATGCCGTCAACGGGGTCTTCACCGTCACCGTCACGGTGCGCGATTCCGATGGAGCGACCGGCACAGACACGGCGCAGGTCACCATAAACAACAGGGCGCCTGCGGTAAATGCCGGCCCCGATGCGGCAATAGCTGAGGGGGGAACCTTCACCAGTGGCGGATCGTTCAGCGACCCGGGCTCCACCAGCTGGACCGCCACGGTGAATTACGGCGACGGCTCAGCGACCGTGCCGCTCGCCCTCAACGCGGACGGGACTTTCAAGCTCAGCCACGTCTACCTGCAGGACGGAGTCTACAATGTCACCGTCTTGGTAACCGACAACGACAATGGCACCGGAAGCGACAGCGCGACGGTGACAGTAGGGAACGTCGCTCCGGCGGTCAACGCCGGACCGGATGCGGCGATTGCTGCAGGGGGGACCTTCTCTTCCAGCGGCTCCTTCACCGACCCCGGCGCGGACAGCTGGACCGGGAGCGTCGACTACGGCGATGGCAGCGGCGTGCAGAGCCTCACCCTCAGGGGGGACAAGAGCTTCCCGCTCAGCCACACCTACGCGGCACAGGGGAGCTACACCGTCACTGTCTCGGTCCGCGAAAACTCAGGCGCGACAGGCACCGACACCGCAGTGGTGACTGTCGCCGTCCCCTCCTGCCTCACGACGCTCGTGGCGAAGGCAAAGAGCACGCAGGTGCAGCTCAACTGGGGTGCATCCGAGCACACACCCACGACGCGGTACGACATTTACCGCAGCACGAACCCCGCCGCCGGCTTCACGAAGATCCGCAGCGGCTACACCAATACCTATGCCGTCTTCCTAGATACCGGACTGGTGAACGGCACGACGTACTACTACCGGATCGAAAAGTCCCTGGCACCCGCCGCCGGGTACTGCAGCTCGAAAGTCGTCTCGGCAAAGCCGTTCTCGCTCTTCTAG
- a CDS encoding PEP-CTERM sorting domain-containing protein, with translation MRKVITSIFCGLLLLAASGAQASIVTNSYTFLNVILDGKAVSDPVAVDFSGRGTFSGGVYNTPGTYTVLSFIDNEIDAEGTGFDPEFGGVKGNPLFTYQIASPAALWDNFTRGTLNGTINTAPADVAVAMGFNFTLKQGERATVSYLVRDAVPGEGDVLTHTDAVYSGDELDPYGKYDLLSDTLYYSGNITIEPWSDTNPVPEPSTFALVGLSMTGLALFRRRRCKS, from the coding sequence ATGAGAAAAGTGATTACTTCTATCTTTTGCGGGTTGCTGCTCCTTGCAGCAAGCGGAGCGCAGGCGTCGATCGTTACCAACAGCTACACCTTCCTTAACGTCATCCTGGACGGCAAGGCAGTCTCCGATCCGGTCGCGGTCGATTTTTCCGGCCGAGGAACATTCAGTGGAGGGGTTTACAACACCCCTGGCACCTACACAGTACTCTCCTTCATCGACAACGAGATTGACGCCGAGGGCACCGGCTTCGATCCCGAGTTCGGGGGGGTGAAAGGAAATCCCCTCTTCACCTATCAAATCGCTTCTCCAGCCGCACTGTGGGACAATTTCACCAGGGGGACGTTGAACGGCACCATAAACACCGCTCCGGCTGATGTGGCCGTCGCCATGGGATTCAATTTCACGCTTAAGCAGGGGGAGCGCGCAACTGTGAGCTATCTTGTGAGGGATGCGGTTCCGGGGGAAGGGGATGTCCTCACCCATACGGACGCGGTCTATAGCGGCGATGAACTTGATCCGTATGGGAAGTACGACCTGCTCTCTGACACCCTCTACTATTCGGGTAACATCACCATTGAGCCGTGGTCTGACACAAATCCCGTTCCCGAGCCGTCGACCTTTGCGCTTGTCGGTCTTTCCATGACAGGTCTCGCCCTCTTCAGGAGGAGACGCTGCAAAAGTTGA